The following coding sequences are from one Cercospora beticola chromosome 4, complete sequence window:
- a CDS encoding uncharacterized protein (SMCOG1106:major facilitator transporter~antiSMASH:Cluster_7), producing the protein MDKSKELSDGYHAEIQSEDIVVAQQDEGWEDPRVKKIKRKVDIRLSAMLALMYIVNQIDRNNLPNAVIAGMDDDLNLIGNRYQVIVLVFFPTYVLFNFVATVLARKLGPRPFLAGITLAFGLVVVGFGLVETWTPLIALRVLLGMFESCFFPSAIFLVAMWYTRREVAKRNAFFYLVGNSVGGFGGVLAYGLQQMDGVAGRPGWQWIFIWEGIVTVIIAGLGYLFLIDFPEEAYRTKWFLKEDEIKIMIDRVERDRADAHVTPFNLKHYLSQAKDWKIWLFGINFGMSGAVTYAVSYFLPIILRDSLGFSVVQSQCLTAPCYAFSFLLGFATSWVSDKYNIRGHVLIFNALLEIIGVAVLGYAEQPYVRYFGAFLITAGCNSNVPASMTYQANNVVGQWKRAFTSATIVAWGGIGGVIGTVAFRSQDSPTYRPGLYTCFTCASVTILSVATTSVYMWHKNRQQAKGLIIIEGVPGFRYTL; encoded by the exons ATGGACAAATCGAAGGAATTGTCAGATGGCTACCATGCCGAGATTCAGTCCGAGGATATTGTGGTTGCTCAGCAAGACGAAGGATGGGAAGACCCACGAGTGAAGAAAATCAAGCGGAAAGTGGACATCAGACTGTCCGCTATGCTGGCCTTGATGTATATCGTCAACCAGATTGATCGAAATAATCTGCCGAACGC TGTCATTGCCGGAATGGACGACGATCTCAACCTCATTGGCAACCGGTATCAGGTCATAGTGTTGGTCTTCTTCCCTACCTATGTTCTCTTCAACTTCGTGGCTACAGTTTTAGCACGCAAGCTCGGTCCCCGGCCATTCCTCGCCGGTATCACGTTGGCCTTTGGTCTGGTTGTCGTTGGCTTTGGCCTGGTGGAAACCTGGACGCCTCTGATTGCCTTGCGTGTGCTCCTCGGAATGTTCGAGAGTTGCTTTTTCCCATCTGCCATATTTCTGGTAGCCATGTGGTATACTAGGAGAGAGGTTGCGAAGCGTAATGCATTCTTTTATCTGGTTGGCAACAGCGTCGGTGGTTTCGGCGGCGTGCTAGCCTATGGATTGCAACAAATG GATGGAGTTGCAGGGCGTCCGGGCTGGCAGTGGATCTTCATATG GGAAGGAATCGTGACGGTCATCATAGCCGGTCTCGGCTATCTGTTTCTGATCGACTTTCCTGAAGAAGCTTACAGAACGAAATGGTTCCTCAAGGAAGACGAAATCAAGATCATGATTGACAGGGTTGAGCGCGACAGAGCAGATGCCCACGTCACGCCTTTCAACCTCAAGCACTACCTCTCGCAAGCCAAAGACTGGAAAATCTGGTTGTTCGGGATCAATTTCGGGATGTCTGGTGCGGTGACTTATGCCGTCAGCTACTTTCTCCCGATCATCCTCAGAGATTCCTTGGGGTTCAGTGTCGTGCAGTCGCAATGCCTGACTGCTCCA TGCTACGCCTTCTCATTTCTTCTTGGCTTCGCAACAAGCTGGGTTTCAGACAAGTACAACATCCGTGGCCACGTGCTCATCTTCAACGCTCTCCTCGAGATCATCGGCGTAGCAGTCCTCGGATATGCTGAGCAGCCATACGTCCGCTATTTTGGCGCGTTTCTGATCACTGCCGGCTGCAACTCCAACGTCCCAGCAAGTATGACATACCAGGCCAACAACGTGGTCGGCCAGTGGAAGAGAGCTTTCACCTCTGCGACGATCGTAGCCTGGGGCGGCATCGGTGGCGTGATAGGCACCGTGGCCTTTCGCTCACAAGACAGCCCAACTTACAGACCTGGCTTGTATACGTGCTTCACATGCGCGAGTGTGACGATTTTGAGCGTCGCTACTACGAGTGTATACATGTGGCACAAGAATCGACAGCAGGCGAAGGGCTTGATCATCATTGAAGGAGTACCGGGATTCAGGTATACTCTGTGA
- a CDS encoding uncharacterized protein (antiSMASH:Cluster_7), translating into MPFYEVRHVTPLSQAQQDSLAEALTTIHSTKFTTPRLFVNVGFVDQSKINTYVAGKPRKGNSISANVRVGPSRTQKDWDQLCEEVVAAWEKIVPEAELRGVFILGSLTAGWEAGFTLPPAGQDVQWLKDNWQAFEEKAKAGDEDFADMLVEIKQRGVLEQTNGK; encoded by the exons ATGCCGTTCTACGAAGTCCGCCACGTCACTCCACTCTCTCAAGCCCAACAGGACTCACTGGCAGAGGCTCTGACTACGATTCACTCAACAAAATTCACCACGCCACGCCTGTTCGTGAATGTGGGATTTGTAGACCAGAGTAAGATCAATACATACGTAGCCGGAAAGCCAAGAAAGGGAAACTCCATCTCGGCAAACGTGCGTGTAGGACCAAGCAGGACTCAGAAAGACTGGGACCAACTATGTGAGGAGGTCGTGGCCGCTTGGGAGAAGATTGTACCAGAGGCAGAGTTGAG AGGAGTCTTCATCCTTGGTTCATTGACTGCGGGCTGGGAAGCTGGCTTCACACTGCCACCTGCAGGACAAGATGTGCAGTGGTTGAAAGACAACTGGCAAGCATTCGAagagaaggcaaaggcagGTGACGAGGATTTTGCCGATATGTTGGTCGAGATCAAGCAGAGAGGGGTGCTGGAGCAGACGAATGGTAAATGA
- a CDS encoding uncharacterized protein (antiSMASH:Cluster_7), with translation MVHTKVKCEWQSPETRSAELQPTSELEARLALDSTSTSTNASIANTTLRNMADMTRIVPITHNMLVASSNGASVELPRAPTSKTELGAKPQTAHVLPTPSRLLQLPAELRNRIYRLVLHTAGEEDRIIVTEFGHERPALLQTCKKIRNEALKIYYYENSFRIDMNSYDSALLARFTRKLRDLGLETHSAKPAKEYVECYLRYGDREPNWANLLQWMKFVHSGLVPPRKLTPAERWASGRHSTVRIVISSMNNMVRCLADRPWEEVKKLLEDQRVVLATTNARWMDD, from the exons ATGGTGCACACGAAAGTGAAGTGTGAATGGCAGTCGCCTGAAACCAGATCAGCTGAGCTGCAGCCCACCTCGGAGCTGGAAGCTCGGCTGGCGCTTGACTCAACATCCACATCCACGAACGCTTCTATAGCAAACACGACACTCAGAAACATGGCTGACATGACGCGAATAGTGCCGATCACACACAATATGCTGGTCGCGAGCAGTAATGGCGCGTCAGTGGAGCTGCCACGAGCACCGACAAGCAAGACGGAATTGGGCGCAAAGCCTCAAACGGCACATGTCTTGCCGACACCCTCGCGCCTCTTGCAACTTCCAGCAGAGTTGAGAAACCGCATCTATCGGCTCGTGTTGCACACagcgggagaagaagatcgcatCATTGTCACAGAGTTTGGCCACGAGCGGCCGGCGCTGCTGCAGAC ATGTAAGAAGATCCGAAATGAAGCTCTcaagatatactactacgaaAACTCCTTCCGCATCGACATGAACTCCTACGACTCCGCTCTCTTGGCAAGATTCACGCGCAAACTACGAGACCTGGGCCTGGAGACCCACAGCGCCAAGCCAGCGAAGGAATACGTCGAGTGCTATCTACGTTATGGTGACCGCGAACCGAACTGGGCCAACTTACTGCAGTGGATGAAGTTCGTGCACAGTGGACTTGTCCCTCCTAGGAAGCTCACGCCTGCTGAGCGATGGGCTTCGGGCCGGCATAGCACAGTGCGAATTGTGATTTCGTCGATGAACAATATGGTAAGGTGTCTTGCGGATAGGCCCTGggaagaagtgaagaagctATTGGAAGATCAGAGAGTGGTGCTTGCTACTACGAACGCAAGGTGGATGGATGACTGA
- a CDS encoding uncharacterized protein (antiSMASH:Cluster_7) — protein sequence MSSSVTTATGSKSQSTHRTRHQSEKEQASVSRIGEAQDDFFWTYTEEPHRTRRQAIIKAHPEVLKLCGPEPLTIPLVLAVVGLQIACAYALRDSPVLSWPFLLTAYVIGATANQNLFLAIHEISHNLAFKSPLANRLFAIVANLPIGIPYSASFRPYHLTHHKSLGVDGLDTDLPTALEAWFLDSVAGKAFFATFQILFYALRPMMVYNLPLTKIHALNIAAQLLFDYLIVQNFGGKALGYFIMSSFLAGSLHPCAGHFIAEHYVFSQHQRSQEAKSSEAAKLAPPPAETYSYYGILNLVTYNVGLHNEHHDFPAIPWTRLWKLNRIANEFYSDLPCHYSWSGVIWQFIMDKEVGLWCRVKRKEGGRKVGGVETQDESHRLPIEITR from the exons ATGTCATCCTCAGTCACTACCGCAACCGGCTCGAAATCACAGTCGACTCACCGCACACGCCACCAATCCGAGAAAGAGCAGGCCTCGGTCTCACGCATTGGAGAAGCCCAGGATGACTTCTTTTGGACATACACAGAAGAGCCGCACAGAACGAGGAGGCAGGCAATAATAAAGGCGCATCCGGAG GTTCTGAAACTCTGCGGACCTGAGCCATTGACCATTCCGCTTGTCCTTGCAGTGGTTGGTCTTCAAATCGCCTGTGCATATGCGCTCAGAGACAGTCCAGTGCTGTCATGGCCGTTTCTGCTTACAGCATACGTGATTGGCGCTACGGCCAACCAGAATCTGTTCCTAGCGATACACGAGATCTCCCATAACCTGGCCTTCAAGTCTCCGCTTGCCAACAGGCTGTTTGCAATTGTTGCCAATCTGCCAATTGGTATCCCATACTCGGCCTCCTTTAGGCCTTACCACTTGACTCACCACAAGTCACTCGGCGTCGACGGACTGGATACGGATCTGCCTACTGCGCTGGAAGCCTGGTTCCTGGACTCTGTTGCAGGCAAGGCATTCTTTGCGACGTTTCAGATCCTCTTCTACGCCCTACGACCCATGATGGTGTACAATCTACCACTGACGAAGATACATGCACTGAACATCGCAGCGCAGTTGCTGTTCGACTATCTGATCGTGCAGAACTTTGGAGGGAAGGCCTTGGGATACTTCATCATGAGCTCTTTCCTGGCAGGGTCCCTGCACCCATGCGCAGGACACTTCATTGCGGAGCACTATGTTTTCTCGCAACACCAGAGATCGCAAGAGGCAAAGTCTTCAGAGGCCGCAAAACTGGCGCCACCACCAGCAGAGACCTATTCGTACTACGGAATCCTGAACCTGGTGACTTACAATGTCGGTCTGCACAACGAGCACCATGACTTTCCTGCCATTCCGTGGACCAGACTATGGAAGCTCAACAGGATCGCAAATGAGTTTTACTCAGATCTGCCTTGCCACTACAGTTGGTCCGGGGTGATTTGGCAGTTCATTATGGACAAGGAGGTTGGACTGTGGTGCCGAGTCAAGAGGAAGGAGGGCGGTCGCAAGGTCGGAGGTGTAGAGACGCAAGACGAAAGCCACAGACTACCTATAGAGATTACAAGATAA